A stretch of Bacteroidales bacterium DNA encodes these proteins:
- a CDS encoding ABC transporter permease, with the protein MFDRDRWNEIYSTLKSNKLRTFMTAFGVFWGILMLIIMMGSGNGLRNSVFDGFQDFATNSAFMWTRQTTIPYKGLPRGRNWLFNNADMKALKQNVPEMGYLAPRLQPWSGNGDNNVVRGLKTANYDIFGDYPAFFRIDPVTMLLGREINDLDIIENRKVAVIGKQVRSELFDSTENPIGQYIRIRGVYFQVVGVFEPRNKNISFGGDKEKSIFIPFTSLQIAYNMGDEVHFIAFTAKDKIPVSDVEKKVMTILADRNKIAPEDEQAFGHVNLEKEFKQMTGLFTGINVLIWIVGIGTLFAGVVGVSNIMLIVVKERTKEIGIQRSIGATPWKIIGQILMESVTLTAISGMIGLVIGVGILEFINYQMIHSGGESEMFKNPGVDFSIAVTALIVLIFAGLFAGFIPAKKAVSIKPVEALRAE; encoded by the coding sequence ATGTTTGACAGAGACAGATGGAATGAAATTTACAGCACGCTGAAGAGCAACAAGCTCCGCACATTTATGACCGCTTTCGGCGTATTCTGGGGGATCCTGATGCTGATCATCATGATGGGATCGGGTAATGGCCTTAGAAATTCGGTATTCGACGGATTCCAGGATTTTGCCACGAACAGTGCGTTCATGTGGACACGCCAGACCACAATACCTTATAAAGGCCTGCCACGCGGAAGAAACTGGTTATTCAACAATGCCGACATGAAAGCCCTGAAACAGAATGTACCTGAGATGGGTTACCTGGCTCCCCGTTTGCAGCCATGGTCGGGTAATGGTGATAATAATGTGGTAAGGGGACTCAAAACAGCTAATTATGATATTTTCGGGGATTACCCGGCGTTCTTCCGGATTGATCCGGTAACCATGCTTTTGGGACGCGAAATCAATGATCTTGATATAATCGAAAACAGGAAGGTGGCTGTTATCGGCAAACAGGTAAGGAGTGAGCTTTTCGATTCAACAGAAAACCCGATTGGGCAATACATCCGCATAAGAGGCGTGTATTTCCAGGTTGTCGGCGTTTTTGAGCCCAGGAACAAGAATATCAGCTTCGGAGGGGACAAGGAGAAGTCAATTTTTATTCCTTTTACCTCTTTGCAGATTGCATACAATATGGGTGACGAAGTGCATTTTATAGCCTTTACGGCAAAGGATAAAATACCTGTTTCGGATGTTGAAAAGAAGGTAATGACCATCCTGGCCGACAGGAATAAGATAGCACCCGAGGATGAACAGGCCTTCGGCCATGTTAACCTCGAAAAGGAATTCAAACAGATGACCGGTCTGTTTACCGGTATCAATGTGTTAATATGGATTGTCGGTATTGGCACCCTGTTCGCCGGTGTAGTGGGCGTGAGCAACATCATGCTTATCGTAGTGAAGGAACGCACAAAGGAGATCGGCATACAACGGTCAATCGGAGCCACTCCATGGAAAATAATAGGACAAATACTTATGGAATCAGTAACATTAACAGCTATATCAGGCATGATTGGCCTGGTGATCGGGGTCGGAATTCTTGAATTCATCAATTACCAGATGATCCATTCCGGCGGAGAATCCGAAATGTTCAAAAATCCGGGGGTTGACTTCAGCATTGCAGTTACAGCCCTTATCGTACTCATTTTTGCCGGCCTTTTTGCCGGGTTCATACCGGCCAAGAAAGCGGTGAGCATTAAGCCGGTTGAAGCCTTGAGAGCAGAATAA
- a CDS encoding DUF4270 family protein: MIRNLIYILTLPFLWMSCSENKTFDIGTDNVDVKSSISLIDTFTVNSYTVMLDSLHTSGLSAPSAVIGRFDDPDFGLFTASSFFTVDIPGTNKFGIQDDYVFDSLCLGLVYNKYYEGDTALPFTIDVHRLQQTIKTNSADGYFYNTDSIAAMPELFGSITFKPSPNSGDTIWIPIDSTFGIQLFTYMKNNNHRVTDATDWEDFFKGFMVRYGENNKSVMGFYFPVGSGSPYAPAMRVFYHYVQYSVVKRHVDFKSAAGKQFNRFMLYNPKVPFPKNLHDKLSSSETANRTFLHSGVGIVTRLEIPYLKNLYYVGNDIQILNAELEVEPATNTYTEETLPVNLSLTSTDDLNRWGSLLYNKSNRYSSFENLTIDMVNQENTRYTFEITNFIKSNLEKQNDDTPAMLMTISADDLYQTSRRLIIGSHKNRINKVRLKIYYMNIE, from the coding sequence ATGATCAGGAATCTTATTTATATTCTCACACTGCCATTTTTATGGATGTCGTGCAGTGAGAATAAAACATTTGATATCGGAACGGACAATGTGGATGTAAAAAGCAGCATTTCCCTCATAGATACATTTACTGTTAACAGTTACACGGTAATGCTTGATTCGCTTCATACATCCGGATTATCTGCGCCGTCAGCTGTTATCGGACGATTTGATGATCCTGATTTCGGGCTTTTTACTGCAAGCAGCTTCTTCACTGTTGATATACCGGGAACAAATAAATTCGGAATACAGGATGATTACGTGTTTGATTCGCTATGCCTGGGCCTTGTATATAATAAGTATTATGAAGGAGACACAGCGCTGCCGTTTACAATTGATGTTCATCGTCTGCAGCAAACGATTAAAACAAACAGCGCCGACGGGTATTTTTATAATACTGACAGCATTGCTGCAATGCCGGAACTTTTTGGCAGTATAACATTCAAACCGTCGCCCAATTCAGGTGATACTATCTGGATACCGATCGATAGTACTTTTGGAATTCAGTTGTTCACCTACATGAAGAATAATAACCACCGCGTAACTGATGCTACCGACTGGGAAGATTTCTTTAAAGGTTTTATGGTCCGCTATGGTGAAAACAATAAATCAGTTATGGGTTTTTATTTTCCGGTCGGCTCCGGGAGCCCATATGCACCGGCTATGAGGGTGTTTTATCATTATGTTCAATATTCAGTTGTGAAGCGCCATGTTGATTTCAAATCAGCGGCCGGCAAACAGTTTAACCGGTTTATGCTGTACAACCCCAAAGTACCGTTCCCCAAAAACCTGCATGATAAGTTGAGTTCTTCGGAAACGGCAAACCGGACATTTCTTCATTCCGGTGTAGGGATCGTTACCCGTCTTGAGATTCCGTATCTTAAAAATTTATACTACGTCGGGAATGATATCCAGATCCTCAACGCTGAACTTGAAGTGGAACCTGCAACCAATACCTATACCGAAGAGACCTTACCTGTAAACCTTAGCCTGACTTCAACTGACGATCTGAACCGTTGGGGCTCCTTATTATATAATAAGTCCAACAGGTATTCGTCCTTTGAAAATCTCACGATTGATATGGTAAACCAGGAGAATACCCGGTACACATTTGAGATTACGAATTTCATCAAAAGTAATCTTGAAAAACAGAATGATGACACACCGGCCATGCTGATGACCATTTCAGCTGATGACCTGTATCAGACATCACGCAGGCTTATCATAGGAAGTCATAAGAACAGGATTAACAAGGTACGGCTGAAAATATACTATATGAACATCGAATAA
- a CDS encoding efflux RND transporter periplasmic adaptor subunit, with amino-acid sequence MKKVLKVLLLVIVIAAIGGTMFFLYQKSKKKPVVFEIKSPFISNVIKKTVATGSVVPRKEILIKPQVSGIIEEVFIEAGDKVKKGDLIARVKIIPNMVELNNAESRLNKAKINFEDSKMIYERQKKVYEEGVIPEAEFQKYKLEYMNAMEEQETAESNLQLIKEGVSKKSGAATNTLIRSTIEGMVLDVPVEVGNSVIESNTFNEGTTIASVADMGEMIFKGKVDETEVGKLKIGMPLILSIGAIENEKYDATLEYVAPKGKEENGAIQFEIKADVKLKDNAFIRAGYSANADIVLDRKDSVMVVPESLIKFEKEGDSAYVEIEKTPQMFEKRYIKTGLSDGVNIEVKEGLDLKDKIKGQQKQEEEKKPAEASQG; translated from the coding sequence ATGAAAAAAGTATTGAAAGTTCTTCTCCTGGTTATTGTAATTGCCGCTATTGGCGGAACCATGTTCTTCCTTTACCAGAAATCGAAAAAGAAACCGGTCGTTTTTGAAATAAAATCACCGTTCATTTCCAATGTAATTAAAAAAACAGTTGCCACAGGATCTGTCGTTCCCCGCAAGGAAATTCTTATAAAACCGCAGGTTTCGGGAATCATCGAGGAAGTATTCATAGAAGCCGGTGATAAGGTGAAAAAGGGAGACCTGATCGCCAGGGTAAAAATCATTCCGAATATGGTTGAATTGAATAATGCCGAATCGCGCCTTAACAAAGCAAAGATCAATTTTGAAGATTCAAAAATGATTTATGAGCGCCAGAAAAAAGTGTATGAAGAAGGTGTAATCCCCGAGGCTGAATTCCAGAAATACAAACTTGAATACATGAATGCCATGGAAGAGCAGGAGACTGCCGAATCAAATCTCCAGCTTATTAAGGAAGGGGTTTCAAAGAAATCGGGAGCAGCCACCAATACCCTGATCCGGTCGACAATTGAGGGTATGGTCCTCGATGTACCGGTGGAAGTGGGTAATTCGGTTATTGAATCGAATACATTCAATGAAGGCACCACAATTGCCAGCGTGGCCGACATGGGTGAAATGATCTTTAAGGGAAAGGTTGATGAAACCGAAGTGGGCAAGCTGAAAATCGGTATGCCCCTGATCCTGTCGATTGGCGCCATTGAAAACGAAAAATATGACGCCACACTTGAATATGTTGCTCCTAAAGGGAAAGAGGAAAACGGCGCCATCCAGTTTGAAATTAAAGCAGACGTAAAACTTAAGGATAATGCCTTTATAAGGGCAGGTTACAGTGCCAATGCCGATATAGTTCTCGACAGGAAAGACAGTGTTATGGTAGTTCCTGAAAGCCTGATCAAATTCGAAAAAGAAGGTGATTCGGCTTATGTTGAAATTGAAAAGACTCCACAGATGTTTGAAAAACGGTATATCAAAACCGGGTTATCTGATGGTGTGAATATCGAAGTAAAAGAAGGACTGGATCTGAAAGACAAGATCAAGGGTCAGCAAAAACAGGAAGAAGAAAAGAAACCTGCTGAAGCATCACAGGGATAA
- a CDS encoding ABC transporter permease: MFDLDKWQEILSTINKNRMRTFLTGFSVAWGIFMLIILLGSGKGLQNGINSQFKQDAVNTIWFGPGTTSKAYEGLKAGRQIKFTNEDYQYVRDRMRGVDKVSGRYYMWQNRVISYKKEYGVFDLICVHPDYQDVESANMVEGRFVNQVDIQKRRKVAVIGRPVQKALFKDGKDPIGEYIKVNNVPFMVVGIFSDKTDRDETRVYLPLTTAQMISGGANEIHNLTIISNLSAKESEKFEQELRADFAKRHRFDKNDQNALWIYNRLKDYKMFTNLFMAIQIFVSIIGAFTIIAGIVGVSNIMIIVVNERTKEIGIRKAIGATPGSVVGMILLESVFITAIAGYIGLIAGVGTLSLVSSIIPENQFFVNPEVDFKIAVISTLVLIIAGSIAGLMPSLRASRIRPVVALRDE; the protein is encoded by the coding sequence ATGTTTGACCTTGATAAATGGCAGGAAATTCTCAGCACCATCAATAAAAACCGGATGAGGACTTTCCTTACCGGTTTCAGTGTGGCGTGGGGAATTTTTATGCTCATCATTCTGCTCGGATCGGGCAAAGGCCTGCAAAATGGCATTAATTCACAGTTTAAACAGGACGCTGTGAATACGATCTGGTTCGGACCCGGAACCACAAGCAAGGCTTACGAGGGACTCAAGGCCGGGAGGCAGATTAAGTTCACCAATGAGGATTACCAGTATGTGCGTGACAGGATGCGCGGTGTGGACAAGGTATCCGGAAGATACTACATGTGGCAGAACAGGGTTATTTCATATAAAAAGGAATATGGTGTATTTGACCTGATCTGTGTACATCCCGATTACCAGGATGTGGAAAGCGCCAATATGGTTGAAGGTCGTTTTGTTAACCAGGTGGATATCCAGAAACGCCGTAAAGTGGCTGTTATCGGTCGACCAGTTCAGAAAGCCCTGTTTAAAGACGGCAAAGATCCGATCGGTGAATATATTAAGGTAAACAATGTGCCCTTTATGGTAGTGGGCATTTTCAGTGATAAAACCGATCGCGACGAAACACGCGTTTACCTGCCGCTAACCACAGCACAGATGATTTCGGGAGGAGCCAATGAAATACATAACCTTACCATTATAAGCAACCTTTCGGCAAAAGAAAGTGAGAAATTCGAGCAGGAACTCCGTGCCGACTTTGCCAAAAGACACCGGTTTGATAAGAATGATCAGAATGCCCTCTGGATATATAACAGGCTGAAAGATTACAAAATGTTCACGAACCTCTTTATGGCCATCCAGATCTTTGTTTCAATCATTGGGGCATTTACAATCATTGCCGGTATTGTGGGCGTCAGCAATATCATGATCATCGTAGTGAATGAGCGTACAAAGGAAATAGGTATACGGAAGGCAATAGGCGCTACACCCGGTTCGGTAGTCGGAATGATTCTGCTCGAATCGGTGTTTATTACCGCTATTGCCGGGTATATCGGACTGATCGCCGGGGTCGGAACTCTTTCGCTTGTATCTTCCATAATTCCCGAAAACCAGTTTTTCGTGAATCCGGAAGTGGATTTCAAAATTGCGGTTATTTCAACTCTGGTACTGATAATAGCCGGATCAATTGCGGGACTTATGCCTTCATTGCGGGCTTCCCGGATCAGGCCTGTTGTTGCTTTGCGTGATGAATAA
- a CDS encoding DUF4907 domain-containing protein, giving the protein MKIKDISRKRVFYPLLFVILGGIIVFNVIHIVSPPSERVVAYKIENGWGFRILREEKVVIDQAFIPLIPGKNPFPTKRLALKTGKLVLTHLQQGIVPVIDFKDLRKIGVIK; this is encoded by the coding sequence ATGAAAATCAAGGATATTAGCAGGAAGCGGGTTTTTTATCCGCTTCTTTTCGTTATACTCGGTGGCATTATTGTTTTCAATGTTATTCATATTGTTTCCCCCCCGTCTGAAAGGGTGGTTGCCTATAAAATTGAAAACGGATGGGGATTCCGGATATTACGGGAGGAAAAAGTTGTTATTGACCAAGCCTTCATTCCTCTTATTCCCGGCAAAAATCCGTTTCCGACCAAGCGCCTTGCACTGAAAACCGGCAAACTGGTGCTAACCCATCTTCAACAAGGCATTGTTCCCGTGATTGATTTTAAGGATTTGAGGAAGATAGGGGTGATAAAATAA
- a CDS encoding kelch repeat-containing protein has translation MKIPKNVLLVMLLTLAVATTVISCKKDKTTDLIGNWLEKPDYRGDARQEAVAFAIGEMGYVGTGYNGDDRLNNFYSYNVNADRWEIVATDSLMTPRTGAVAFTAGGKGYVGTGRDNTKELKDFWEYTPETNTWKRVADCPIGRYSAVAFSINDIGYMGTGYNGSTLLDFYSYDPQTNTWKEIASYPTKVREAVAFVLGNKGYVVTGEKNGVNIDDFFMYDPGTDKWTAMRKVDDVSAESYDDDYTITRQKAVAFTIAGRAYVTTGEKGGTVKDVWEYNPDTDLWVAKTSFEGVARSNAVAFTTASGRGFVATGYNGSSTYFDDLYEFRPVDDFNADD, from the coding sequence ATGAAAATACCGAAGAATGTTTTATTAGTTATGCTGCTGACCCTGGCCGTTGCCACCACAGTTATTTCATGTAAAAAGGACAAAACCACTGATTTAATAGGCAATTGGCTTGAAAAGCCCGATTATAGGGGAGATGCCAGGCAAGAAGCCGTAGCATTTGCAATTGGCGAAATGGGTTATGTGGGTACCGGTTATAACGGAGATGATCGCTTGAATAATTTCTATTCCTATAATGTTAACGCCGACAGATGGGAAATCGTTGCCACAGATTCACTTATGACCCCAAGAACCGGTGCTGTAGCTTTCACCGCCGGAGGTAAGGGATATGTCGGCACAGGTCGTGATAATACAAAAGAATTGAAAGACTTCTGGGAATATACTCCCGAAACGAACACCTGGAAAAGGGTCGCTGATTGCCCTATTGGCCGGTATTCTGCCGTTGCATTTTCAATAAATGATATTGGTTACATGGGAACCGGCTATAATGGCAGCACGCTGCTCGACTTTTACTCTTACGATCCGCAAACTAACACATGGAAAGAAATTGCCTCCTATCCTACCAAGGTAAGGGAAGCTGTAGCCTTTGTATTGGGTAACAAGGGATATGTGGTTACCGGTGAAAAGAATGGCGTAAACATCGACGATTTTTTCATGTATGATCCGGGAACTGATAAATGGACGGCTATGCGTAAAGTTGACGATGTAAGTGCCGAGTCATATGATGATGATTATACAATTACACGCCAGAAAGCGGTTGCATTCACTATAGCGGGCCGTGCTTATGTAACAACCGGTGAAAAAGGCGGTACAGTTAAGGATGTATGGGAATACAACCCGGATACCGATCTTTGGGTAGCCAAAACCAGTTTTGAAGGTGTTGCAAGAAGCAACGCCGTTGCCTTTACAACTGCAAGTGGAAGAGGATTTGTCGCAACCGGATATAATGGCTCATCCACCTATTTCGATGATTTATACGAATTCAGACCTGTTGATGATTTCAATGCAGATGATTGA